One Methylocapsa sp. D3K7 DNA window includes the following coding sequences:
- a CDS encoding TolC family protein — protein sequence MSSRFFAGAGVLAIILAAGHALAAGEDQLFKPVSKPQKAAPAKSASAAKFESLGATVEGVLAVGRRLNPSLRAAALDTSAAAAKADGADALDDPVISDSYQYYRNPGVFSGHAIMVTQAFPLWGKRSLRREAALAELDAIRGRERAARDALDERIKVSPSRNIMWRAVPSL from the coding sequence ATGTCGTCGCGTTTCTTCGCGGGTGCTGGCGTGCTCGCCATTATTCTAGCGGCCGGCCACGCCTTGGCAGCGGGCGAGGACCAACTCTTCAAGCCGGTAAGCAAACCGCAAAAGGCCGCTCCTGCTAAATCAGCCTCGGCTGCAAAGTTCGAGTCCTTGGGCGCGACGGTGGAAGGCGTACTCGCCGTGGGTCGGCGACTCAACCCTTCTCTCCGCGCGGCAGCGCTCGATACATCGGCCGCCGCAGCCAAGGCCGATGGCGCCGATGCGCTCGATGATCCGGTGATCTCGGACAGCTATCAATACTACCGTAATCCAGGCGTCTTCAGCGGGCATGCGATCATGGTGACGCAGGCGTTCCCTCTCTGGGGAAAGCGGAGCCTGCGGCGTGAGGCGGCACTGGCGGAGTTGGATGCCATTCGCGGGCGCGAGAGGGCCGCGCGCGACGCTCTCGATGAACGCATCAAGGTCTCGCCTTCGCGCAATATTATGTGGCGAGCCGTGCCCTCGCTCTGA
- a CDS encoding TolC family protein, translating into MASRALALNQEVIALARGLRAAAEARYSAGQGDQPAVIKALGEETAAEIETARLNGERAAAREMLNALLAHPAGAPLAEPLRLRPVPARELAIASLVERARGSSPALAASSAEVNAAQARRTLAEKAWYPDLTVGAGPLIQTNDRPPGVAATIGLNIPLPWGKEASEEQAATAQLGAAQLRYDAALLDIQSAIAEARERLKAARQADALVARKALPEARAVLNSVTADYSQGRGELAIALEAQHRVHALELKLFQLQMDEQSALAAIERLIGGEL; encoded by the coding sequence GTGGCGAGCCGTGCCCTCGCTCTGAACCAAGAGGTCATCGCGCTCGCGCGCGGTCTGCGTGCGGCGGCAGAGGCGCGCTATAGCGCTGGACAAGGCGATCAACCGGCGGTCATCAAGGCCCTCGGGGAGGAAACGGCGGCAGAGATCGAAACAGCGAGGCTCAATGGCGAGCGAGCGGCCGCAAGGGAAATGCTCAACGCGCTGCTCGCGCACCCCGCCGGCGCCCCGTTGGCAGAACCCTTGCGGCTACGGCCAGTGCCTGCCAGGGAGCTTGCTATTGCTTCCCTGGTGGAACGTGCCCGCGGAAGCAGCCCGGCGCTCGCCGCAAGCAGCGCGGAGGTGAATGCGGCGCAAGCGCGGCGTACCCTGGCGGAGAAAGCCTGGTACCCCGACCTGACCGTCGGGGCCGGGCCGTTGATCCAGACCAATGACCGCCCGCCCGGCGTCGCGGCGACCATCGGGCTCAACATCCCCTTGCCCTGGGGCAAGGAAGCCTCCGAGGAACAAGCGGCGACCGCGCAGCTGGGCGCGGCCCAGCTGCGCTACGATGCGGCGCTGCTCGATATCCAGAGTGCCATTGCCGAGGCGCGCGAGCGGCTCAAGGCGGCGCGGCAAGCCGATGCCTTGGTGGCCCGCAAGGCCCTCCCGGAAGCGCGGGCGGTGCTCAACTCGGTCACCGCAGACTATTCCCAAGGGCGCGGCGAGCTCGCTATCGCGCTCGAGGCACAGCATCGCGTCCACGCCCTTGAACTCAAACTGTTCCAGCTGCAGATGGACGAGCAGTCGGCGCTTGCCGCGATCGAACGGTTGATCGGTGGTGAGCTGTGA
- a CDS encoding efflux RND transporter periplasmic adaptor subunit — protein MNRSRAFQVAAILAAVAATGLWLGGRSGQHFSRLGVEAAAQNEAAPAGGTPAVGPDRVPVTLTPNRMQSIGVKTGVVEYRTIRDVIRTFGNVEADETRLSDVQVRFSGWVQKVYADATYKTVRRGQPLLTIYSPELVTAEQDYLVAKELLGHGMGHVEPAGWQSLLNASAERMKRLEIPDREIARLKKTGKIRRELEIDSPVSGFIVDKKAFPNMYVQPGMKLYSVADLSTVWVYAQLFQSDIGRVKVGDLATVTVDSYPGQTFPARVSFIWPAVDQTTRTTRVRLEIPNPEIKLSLGMFVNVLLGSPLGRQLVIPASGVFQSGARQIAFVDHGEGYFEPRDIEVGARAGDDVIVLKGLEAGERIATSANFLIDSESQAQAALGAFVPPPPGAGAAASMNAPQDQVTLEYSSNPSPLRAGSNAFRVKLTGADGAAITGAQVTVTFFMPAMPAMGMAAMRSVATLGDKGGGLYEGPGEVQMGGTWQVTVLATKTGQTIAQKQFSMVAEGDK, from the coding sequence GTGAACCGCTCGCGTGCGTTCCAGGTGGCCGCCATCCTTGCCGCGGTCGCTGCCACGGGCCTTTGGTTGGGCGGGCGGTCTGGCCAGCATTTCTCTCGCTTGGGCGTAGAAGCGGCGGCACAGAATGAGGCTGCGCCTGCCGGAGGAACACCGGCTGTTGGGCCAGACCGTGTGCCAGTCACGCTGACTCCGAATCGGATGCAGAGCATTGGCGTTAAGACTGGCGTTGTAGAATACCGGACCATACGTGACGTGATCCGGACCTTTGGAAATGTCGAGGCGGATGAAACGCGGCTCTCCGACGTGCAAGTTCGTTTTTCGGGATGGGTTCAAAAGGTCTACGCCGACGCAACATACAAAACGGTGCGGCGGGGCCAGCCGCTTCTTACGATCTACAGCCCGGAGCTTGTGACGGCCGAGCAGGATTATTTGGTGGCCAAGGAGCTCTTGGGGCATGGCATGGGCCACGTGGAACCCGCCGGATGGCAGTCGCTGTTGAATGCGTCAGCCGAGCGAATGAAGCGGCTGGAAATCCCGGATCGGGAGATCGCCCGCCTGAAAAAGACAGGGAAAATCCGCCGCGAGCTGGAAATCGACTCGCCCGTGTCCGGCTTCATTGTCGATAAAAAGGCATTCCCGAACATGTATGTGCAACCGGGGATGAAGCTGTACTCGGTCGCGGATTTGTCGACTGTCTGGGTCTACGCCCAGCTTTTTCAGAGCGACATCGGCCGGGTGAAGGTGGGGGATCTGGCAACGGTCACCGTGGATTCCTATCCAGGGCAGACCTTCCCCGCGCGCGTGAGCTTCATTTGGCCCGCGGTGGACCAGACAACGCGCACCACCCGCGTGCGCCTGGAGATCCCCAATCCGGAAATCAAGCTTTCGCTCGGGATGTTCGTCAATGTCCTCCTCGGCTCGCCGCTGGGACGCCAGCTGGTGATTCCGGCTTCCGGAGTGTTTCAGTCAGGCGCACGTCAAATTGCGTTCGTTGATCATGGGGAGGGATATTTCGAGCCGCGTGATATCGAAGTGGGAGCCCGGGCCGGTGATGATGTCATCGTGTTGAAGGGGCTCGAAGCAGGCGAGCGCATTGCTACCTCAGCCAATTTTCTGATCGATTCCGAGAGCCAGGCTCAGGCGGCACTGGGGGCCTTTGTACCTCCGCCTCCCGGTGCGGGAGCGGCGGCATCCATGAATGCCCCGCAAGACCAGGTGACACTCGAATACTCCTCGAACCCGTCGCCTCTGCGCGCAGGCAGCAATGCCTTTCGCGTCAAGCTCACCGGCGCCGACGGGGCGGCAATCACAGGCGCCCAAGTAACCGTGACGTTCTTCATGCCCGCCATGCCAGCGATGGGAATGGCAGCCATGCGCAGTGTCGCCACACTCGGTGACAAGGGCGGCGGACTCTATGAGGGACCGGGAGAGGTGCAGATGGGCGGAACTTGGCAAGTCACCGTTCTCGCTACCAAGACGGGCCAGACAATCGCACAGAAACAATTCTCCATGGTTGCGGAAGGAGACAAGTAG